Proteins encoded in a region of the Anopheles aquasalis chromosome 2, idAnoAquaMG_Q_19, whole genome shotgun sequence genome:
- the LOC126581371 gene encoding protein obstructor-E-like isoform X2, with the protein MAVSWKSSSLLLLSTLLIGMVSGQRQDQEDPCKTKSKVVGDVTYCDRYWECINSQPELYDCPNGLVFAGKHRGVTEGCDYPWRSNYCEGKQLANGPISTEHCDWLYGIFGHETSCTRYWTCWNGTATEQLCIGGLLYNENAHSCDWPENVDGCQKHPLCNEDANGNVPLGKSCNRYWQCQGGYPRLQRCPAMLVFDRRSLRCVVPPTEDCDIPTTPQPLEYEPESQQQQQQQQQSGKGGKLQSGGRNKN; encoded by the exons GAATGGTCAGCGGACAGCGGCAAGATCAGGAGGATCCGTGCAAAACCAAATCGAAGGTCGTCGGCGATGTGACGTACTGCGATCGGTACTGGGAGTGCATCAACAGTCAGCCGGAGCTGTACGACTGCCCGAACGGGCTAGTGTTTGCCGGAAAGCACCGAGGCGTCACCGAGGGCTGCGATTACCCGTGGCGATCGAACTACTGCGAGGGCAAGCAGCTGGCAA ACGGACCGATTTCGACGGAGCACTGTGACTGGCTGTACGGTATCTTTGGGCACGAGACGTCCTGTACGCGCTACTGGACCTGCTGGAATGGGACCGCCACCGAGCAGCTCTGCATCGGTGGGCTGTTGTACAACGAGAATGCGCACAGCTGCGACTGGCCGGAGAACGTTGACGGATGTCAGAAGCACC CGCTCTGCAATGAGGATGCGAATGGTAACGTGCCGTTGGGCAAATCGTGCAATCGCTACTGGCAGTGCCAAGGTGGCTATCCGCGGCTGCAACGTTGCCCCGCCATGCTCGTGTTTGACCGACGTAGCCTGCGTTGTGTCGTGCCACCGACCGAGGACTGCGATATTCCCACCACGCCTCAACCACTCGAGTACGAACCggaatcgcagcagcagcagcagcaacaacagcaatcggGCAAG GGCGGGAAGCTTCAATCTGGCGGTCGAAACAAAAACTaa
- the LOC126581371 gene encoding protein obstructor-E-like isoform X1, which translates to MAVSWKSSSLLLLSTLLIGMVSGQRQDQEDPCKTKSKVVGDVTYCDRYWECINSQPELYDCPNGLVFAGKHRGVTEGCDYPWRSNYCEGKQLANGPISTEHCDWLYGIFGHETSCTRYWTCWNGTATEQLCIGGLLYNENAHSCDWPENVDGCQKHPLCNEDANGNVPLGKSCNRYWQCQGGYPRLQRCPAMLVFDRRSLRCVVPPTEDCDIPTTPQPLEYEPESQQQQQQQQQSGKGNPNAIYQSNGIGGGQQGGKLQSGGRNKN; encoded by the exons GAATGGTCAGCGGACAGCGGCAAGATCAGGAGGATCCGTGCAAAACCAAATCGAAGGTCGTCGGCGATGTGACGTACTGCGATCGGTACTGGGAGTGCATCAACAGTCAGCCGGAGCTGTACGACTGCCCGAACGGGCTAGTGTTTGCCGGAAAGCACCGAGGCGTCACCGAGGGCTGCGATTACCCGTGGCGATCGAACTACTGCGAGGGCAAGCAGCTGGCAA ACGGACCGATTTCGACGGAGCACTGTGACTGGCTGTACGGTATCTTTGGGCACGAGACGTCCTGTACGCGCTACTGGACCTGCTGGAATGGGACCGCCACCGAGCAGCTCTGCATCGGTGGGCTGTTGTACAACGAGAATGCGCACAGCTGCGACTGGCCGGAGAACGTTGACGGATGTCAGAAGCACC CGCTCTGCAATGAGGATGCGAATGGTAACGTGCCGTTGGGCAAATCGTGCAATCGCTACTGGCAGTGCCAAGGTGGCTATCCGCGGCTGCAACGTTGCCCCGCCATGCTCGTGTTTGACCGACGTAGCCTGCGTTGTGTCGTGCCACCGACCGAGGACTGCGATATTCCCACCACGCCTCAACCACTCGAGTACGAACCggaatcgcagcagcagcagcagcaacaacagcaatcggGCAAG GGAAATCCTAATGCAATTTACCAATCCaacggcatcggtggtggtcaacAGGGCGGGAAGCTTCAATCTGGCGGTCGAAACAAAAACTaa